From the genome of Etheostoma spectabile isolate EspeVRDwgs_2016 chromosome 10, UIUC_Espe_1.0, whole genome shotgun sequence, one region includes:
- the LOC116696682 gene encoding protocadherin beta-16, with protein MRRQVLLFIWALSLTSVFGQVSYSIPEEMEKGSLVCNIAQDLGLDFNRLKSGRARIHSGDSAEYIELNRDKGVLLIKERIDRETLCGETTPCALHVQMILENPMELFRITIEITDLNDNPPSFASSEKRFEISESAVIGSKFVLERAIDADIGVNDLQGYSLNPTNNFELKLENQADGSKKVEMVLQKPLDREYQDQISLLLTALDGGQPRMSGTMQITVNVLDANDNAPVFTKSVYKSTLTENSPRGTNIITVSASDKDGGSNGEITYAISNSKRRLSEQFQIDRKTGEVILIGEIDYEKAKVFQIDIEAIDNGGLSDSSKILIDITDVNDNCPQLKVLSKSDTILEDSPENTVIAMLRVNDPDFERNGDVKCSINDDIPFKILKTMNEFYSLLTEVALDREVASQYNITVTCSDEGVPSLSSSVTLTLQISDVNDNAPVFERSSYEAYIVENNTPGLSIFTVKARER; from the coding sequence ATGAGACGGCAAGTACTGTTGTTCATATGGGCTCTCTCTCTTACCTCGGTGTTCGGGCAAGTCAGCTACTCCATTCCCGAGGAAATGGAGAAAGGGTCATTAGTCTGTAATATAGCTCAGGATTTAGGTTTAGATTTCAATAGGCTGAAATCGGGTAGAGCTCGTATTCATTCGGGAGACAGTGCGGAGTACATCGAGCTGAACAGAGACAAGGGTGTCCTCCTTATCAAAGAGAGAATAGACAGAGAAACGCTGTGTGGAGAAACGACGCCCTGTGCTTTACATGTACAGATGATTTTAGAAAATCCGATGGAATTGTTTCGCATAACAATAGAAATCACAGACCTAAACGATAATCCTCCTAGTTTTGCATCGAGCGAAAAACGTTTTGAAATCAGCGAGTCTGCAGTTATTGGGTCTAAATTTGTACTGGAGAGAGCCATCGATGCTGACATTGGTGTAAATGATCTCCAAGGCTATTCGCTTAATCCAACAAACAACTTTGAATTAAAATTAGAAAATCAAGCGGACGGAAGCAAAAAGGTAGAGATGGTTCTACAGAAACCTCTAGATCGAGAATACCAGGATCagatatcattattattaactgCTTTAGATGGTGGACAGCCGCGTATGTCAGGTACAATGCAGATAACTGTGAACGTGTTGGATGCAAATGACAATGCACCTGTTTTCACAAAATCCGTATACAAGTCAACATTAACCGAGAATTCcccaaggggaaccaatattaTAACAGTCAGTGCATCTGACAAAGATGGAGGCTCAAATGGAGAAATAACATACGCTATTTCTAATAGTAAGCGACGATTATCCGAGCAATTTCAGATCGATAGAAAAACAGGAGAGGTTATCTTGATTGGTGAAATAGATTATGAAAAAGCGAAAGTTTTCCAAATTGATATCGAGGCTATAGATAACGGAGGACTCTCTGATTCCAGTAAGATACTAATTGATATCACTGATGTCAATGACAACTGTCCGCAGTTGAAAGTACTCTCCAAATCAGACACAATTTTAGAAGACTCACCTGAGAATACTGTAATTGCTATGCTAAGAGTAAATGACCCTGACTTTGAGAGGAATGGAGACGTGAAGTGTTCTATTAATGATGACATTCCatttaaaatactaaaaacaatgaatgaattTTATAGTTTACTTACGGAGGTAGCTTTGGATAGAGAGGTCGCCTCCCAATATAACATAACTGTGACCTGTTCTGATGAGGGAGTGCCCTCCCTCTCCAGCAGCGTCACTCTCACCTTACAGATCTCTGATGTGAATGATAACGCGCCTGTCTTTGAGAGGAGCTCATATGAGGCCTACATTGTAGAAAACAACACACCAGGCCTCTCTATATTCACAGTGAAAGCACGAGAACGCTGA